One segment of Triticum aestivum cultivar Chinese Spring chromosome 2A, IWGSC CS RefSeq v2.1, whole genome shotgun sequence DNA contains the following:
- the LOC123189023 gene encoding ankyrin repeat and SAM domain-containing protein 6: MYADQISTGRKRSIHDRLDADLPSDRGGADAAGRARNALSKRQRQTDDKWKHDLYRDDESASRSVDPRDLRFKLQKKSSQQGFAGQKGSGVRDLREMLSGTMHAQPSNVDPQKRKPVSEVVKVTRREIVDERPVRLSKKVSKPSTSKKTSQPKAESPLDSFLKSLGLEKYSITFQAEEVDMAALRHMTESDLKALGIPMGPRKKITLALESRA; encoded by the exons ATGTATGCAGACCAGATCTCCACCGGCCGCAAGCGCTCCATCCATGACCGCCTTGACGCCGACCTCCCCTCCGACCGCGGCGGCGCGGACGCCGCCGGCCGGGCTCGTAACGCGCTGTCCAAGAG GCAACGACAAACTGATGATAAATGGAAGCATGATCTTTACCGGGATGATGAATCAGCTTCAA GATCAGTTGATCCACGGGATTTGCGATTCAAGCTTCAGAAGAAAAGCTCTCAGCAAGGGTTTGCTGGCCAAAAGGGTTCCGGGGTACGTGATCTACGTGAGATGTTATCTGGAACAATGCACGCACAACCATCAAATGTTGACCCTCAAAAGAGGAAACCGGTGTCAGAGGTTGTGAAAGTCACAAGGCGTGAAATTGTTGATGAAAGGCCTGTACGCCTAAGTAAGAAAGTATCAAAACCATCAACATCCAAGAAGACTTCTCAGCCAAAG GCTGAAAGTCCACTCGACAGTTTTCTGAAATCACTTGGACTTGAGAAGTATTCTATTACCTTCCAGGCGGAGGAG GTTGACATGGCGGCCCTACGTCACATGACTGAAAGTGATCTCAAGGCGTTGGGCATCCCGATG GGTCCTAGGAAGAAGATTACCCTTGCCTTGGAATCCAGAGCGTAG